One genomic window of Malaciobacter molluscorum LMG 25693 includes the following:
- a CDS encoding HNH endonuclease — protein sequence MLQIKFNKTLFDIHIKKISKSIKSSIEKQLMKNLEQKEIDCLEYIKDNLIFILEANNSKMKEYIKYFKNNFPNSIGKINTKEKNWKRIYKILRKDIFEKEYNNWTKRAEYGAYKFVKELDLKSCPYCNRNYTFIIDEKNGKLRPEIDHFYPKSIYPFLAMSFYNLIPSCSICNHTKKDKVNLKLLNPYEIKENDFKLTYTPNDINFFNIEKEKYDFDSFEINFVSTNKNIEIFKLKELYKQHKDIVLELLIKKAYYPKNYIEELKGFGFSEDDIYRYLLGNYQKNEDLHKRPLSKLIKDISEELDLI from the coding sequence ATGCTACAAATTAAATTTAATAAAACACTTTTTGATATTCATATCAAAAAAATATCTAAATCAATAAAAAGCTCTATTGAAAAACAATTAATGAAAAATCTAGAGCAAAAAGAAATAGATTGCTTAGAATATATAAAAGACAATTTAATTTTTATTTTAGAAGCTAACAACTCCAAAATGAAAGAATATATAAAATATTTTAAAAACAATTTTCCTAATAGCATTGGTAAAATAAATACAAAAGAAAAGAATTGGAAAAGAATATATAAAATACTAAGAAAAGATATTTTTGAAAAAGAGTATAACAATTGGACAAAAAGAGCAGAGTATGGTGCATATAAGTTTGTAAAAGAATTAGATTTAAAATCTTGTCCTTATTGTAATAGAAATTATACTTTTATAATAGATGAAAAAAATGGAAAGTTAAGACCAGAGATAGACCACTTTTATCCAAAATCAATTTATCCTTTTTTAGCAATGAGTTTTTATAATCTTATACCAAGTTGTTCTATTTGTAACCATACAAAAAAAGATAAAGTAAATTTAAAGTTACTTAATCCTTATGAAATAAAAGAAAATGATTTTAAACTAACTTATACACCAAATGATATTAATTTCTTTAATATAGAAAAAGAAAAATATGATTTTGATAGTTTTGAAATAAATTTTGTATCAACAAATAAAAATATAGAAATATTTAAACTAAAAGAATTATACAAACAACATAAAGATATAGTTTTAGAACTTTTAATAAAAAAAGCTTATTATCCAAAAAATTATATAGAAGAACTAAAAGGTTTTGGCTTTAGTGAAGATGATATTTATAGATATTTACTTGGTAATTATCAAAAAAATGAAGACTTACACAAACGCCCTCTTTCAAAACTTATAAAAGATATAAGTGAAGAGTTGGACTTGATTTAA
- a CDS encoding LysE family translocator, whose product MEAIYLHQFIILAGAMFLALLSPGPDFAMIVKQSITYGKRSSIFTSIGIGLGISVHIIYSILGIGLIISKSIILFNIIKYIGAVYLIYLGIQSLKSKGIKLDDKNKSTNKEISDLKSFTSGFLCNALNPKATLFFLSMFTVVIDIHTPLYIQGFYGLFCIFATIVWFTFLSLVLSQNKVRGFFSKFGVWFDRTVGAILIALGLKVAFSK is encoded by the coding sequence ATGGAAGCAATATATTTACATCAATTTATAATACTTGCTGGTGCAATGTTTTTAGCGCTTTTATCTCCTGGGCCTGATTTTGCGATGATAGTTAAACAAAGTATCACATATGGAAAAAGAAGTTCTATTTTTACAAGTATTGGAATAGGACTTGGAATTTCAGTTCATATAATATACTCAATTTTAGGAATAGGGCTTATCATCTCTAAGTCAATAATACTGTTTAATATTATTAAGTATATTGGTGCAGTTTATTTAATATATCTAGGAATACAAAGTTTAAAATCAAAAGGAATAAAACTAGATGATAAAAACAAATCAACTAATAAAGAGATTAGTGATTTGAAGTCTTTTACTTCTGGATTTTTGTGTAATGCACTGAACCCTAAAGCAACACTATTTTTCTTATCAATGTTTACAGTTGTGATAGATATACATACTCCACTTTATATTCAAGGATTTTATGGGTTATTTTGTATATTTGCTACTATTGTTTGGTTTACTTTTTTATCTTTGGTTTTGAGTCAAAACAAAGTAAGAGGATTTTTTAGTAAATTTGGTGTTTGGTTTGATAGAACAGTTGGTGCTATTTTAATCGCTCTTGGATTGAAAGTAGCGTTTAGTAAATAA
- the prpB gene encoding methylisocitrate lyase produces MSAGKKFREALKEESPLQIVGTINAYQALQATKVGFKAIYISGGGVANASYGLPDLGMTMIEDVCIDIRRITSICDTPLIVDADTGWGHAFNVARTVKEFIRAGAAGLHLEDQVAAKRCGHRPNKELVSTEEMCDRIRAAVDAKKNLDPDFYIIARTDAHASEGQESAISRAKAYVEAGADAIFAEAIHTLKEYQEFTNAINVPVLANITEFGATPMFTVEELGSVGIAMVLYPLSAFRAMNKAALNVYQELREKGTQEGVLDTMQTRMELYDMLGYHEYEQKMDELFARSK; encoded by the coding sequence ATGAGCGCAGGAAAAAAATTTAGAGAAGCTTTAAAAGAAGAATCACCACTACAAATTGTAGGAACAATCAATGCTTACCAAGCATTACAAGCTACAAAAGTAGGATTTAAAGCTATTTATATCTCTGGAGGTGGAGTTGCAAATGCATCTTATGGTTTACCAGACTTAGGTATGACAATGATTGAAGATGTATGTATAGATATTAGAAGAATTACTTCAATTTGTGATACTCCATTAATCGTAGATGCTGATACAGGTTGGGGACATGCATTTAATGTTGCTAGAACTGTTAAAGAGTTTATTAGAGCTGGAGCTGCTGGTTTACATTTAGAAGACCAAGTTGCTGCTAAAAGATGTGGACATAGACCAAATAAAGAGTTAGTATCGACAGAAGAGATGTGTGACAGAATTAGAGCTGCTGTGGATGCGAAAAAAAATTTAGATCCTGATTTTTATATTATTGCAAGAACAGATGCACATGCAAGTGAAGGTCAAGAATCTGCAATTTCAAGAGCAAAAGCTTATGTAGAAGCAGGTGCAGATGCAATTTTTGCAGAAGCTATTCATACTTTAAAAGAGTACCAAGAATTTACAAATGCAATAAATGTACCAGTATTAGCAAATATTACTGAATTTGGTGCAACACCAATGTTTACAGTAGAAGAGCTTGGAAGTGTAGGTATTGCTATGGTACTTTATCCATTATCTGCATTTAGAGCGATGAATAAAGCTGCTTTAAATGTTTATCAAGAATTAAGAGAAAAAGGAACACAAGAGGGAGTTCTTGATACGATGCAAACAAGAATGGAGCTTTATGATATGTTAGGTTACCACGAATATGAACAAAAAATGGACGAACTTTTTGCTAGAAGCAAATAA